One window from the genome of Brachyspira hampsonii encodes:
- a CDS encoding PTS sugar transporter subunit IIB: protein MLKVLVSCANGSGTSLMMKMTAEKALKGLGINGVNVHHCALSEGKSTAINYDLVFCPLNFIDMFKDSIDKGVRVIGIKNVLSEPEFKQKLSESGYLEDLKNK from the coding sequence ATGCTAAAAGTTTTAGTTTCTTGTGCTAATGGCTCAGGCACTAGTTTAATGATGAAAATGACTGCTGAAAAGGCTCTTAAAGGATTAGGTATTAATGGTGTTAATGTGCATCACTGTGCCTTATCTGAAGGTAAAAGTACTGCTATTAATTATGATTTAGTATTCTGCCCTTTAAATTTTATTGATATGTTTAAAGATTCAATTGATAAAGGGGTAAGGGTTATAGGAATTAAAAATGTACTATCTGAACCAGAGTTCAAACAAAAACTTAGTGAATCTGGATATTTAGAAGATTTGAAAAACAAGTGA
- a CDS encoding L-ribulose-5-phosphate 3-epimerase, which produces MNGEIFIYNYFPIFLIILEGDTINNLFGIYEKALEKNISWHQRLLDAKELGFDFVEISIDETDERLARLDWTKDERESLVKSIFETGIKIPTMCFSGHRRFPMGSKNPDTRKKAMELMEKAVIFASDIGIRIIQLAGYDVYYEKGDEETKQLFIEGLKKALEMAAKYQVMLAIEIMDTPFLNSITKFLEYDKICNSPWLTVYPDLGNLTAWGNDVEAEIRKGFNKITAIHIKDTLAPKGDFEGKFKEVPFGEGCVDFVKCFKLLKELNYNGTFMIEMWSEKVDNPKEHVMKEKKWVLEKMKEGGFY; this is translated from the coding sequence TTGAATGGGGAAATATTTATTTATAATTATTTCCCTATTTTTTTAATTATATTGGAGGGTGATACTATCAATAATTTATTTGGTATATATGAAAAGGCATTAGAAAAAAATATTTCTTGGCATCAGAGATTATTAGATGCTAAAGAATTAGGTTTTGATTTTGTTGAAATATCTATAGATGAAACAGATGAAAGATTAGCAAGATTGGATTGGACTAAAGATGAAAGAGAATCATTAGTAAAATCTATATTTGAAACAGGTATAAAAATACCTACTATGTGTTTCAGCGGACATAGAAGATTTCCTATGGGAAGTAAAAATCCTGATACTAGAAAAAAAGCTATGGAGCTTATGGAAAAAGCTGTTATCTTTGCAAGCGATATAGGTATACGAATAATACAATTAGCCGGATATGATGTTTATTATGAAAAAGGTGATGAAGAGACTAAACAGTTATTTATAGAGGGACTTAAAAAAGCATTGGAAATGGCTGCCAAATATCAAGTAATGCTTGCTATAGAAATCATGGATACTCCTTTTTTAAACTCTATTACAAAATTTTTAGAGTATGATAAAATTTGTAATAGTCCTTGGCTTACAGTTTATCCTGATTTGGGAAATTTAACTGCTTGGGGAAATGATGTGGAAGCTGAAATTAGAAAGGGATTTAATAAAATTACTGCTATACATATTAAAGATACTTTAGCTCCTAAAGGAGATTTTGAAGGAAAGTTTAAAGAAGTTCCTTTTGGGGAAGGCTGTGTAGATTTTGTGAAATGTTTTAAACTACTAAAAGAGCTTAATTATAATGGAACTTTTATGATAGAGATGTGGTCTGAAAAAGTTGATAATCCTAAAGAACATGTGATGAAAGAGAAAAAATGGGTACTAGAAAAAATGAAAGAGGGAGGATTTTATTAA
- a CDS encoding L-ribulose-5-phosphate 4-epimerase gives MLEELKKIVFEENLELVKRELVIYTWGNVSGLDRESKTFAIKPSGVDYDIMKAEDMVVLDLDGKKLEGKYKPSSDTPTHIELYKAFPEIGGIVHTHSSYATSWAQARRDIPALGTTHADYFYGDIPCARPLTKEEIEGEYEKNTGLVIIETLKKRNINPMDIPGIIIASHGPFAWGKDAKEAVHNAVVMEELAKMAYRTIQINPQIKSVEQYLLNKHYFRKHGANAYYGQN, from the coding sequence ATGCTTGAAGAATTAAAAAAGATAGTTTTTGAAGAAAATCTTGAACTTGTAAAAAGAGAACTTGTTATATACACTTGGGGAAATGTAAGCGGTTTAGATAGAGAATCTAAAACTTTTGCCATTAAACCTAGCGGTGTTGATTATGATATAATGAAAGCAGAAGATATGGTTGTTTTAGACTTAGATGGGAAAAAATTAGAAGGAAAATATAAGCCTTCTTCTGATACTCCTACTCATATAGAATTATATAAAGCTTTCCCAGAAATTGGCGGAATAGTTCATACTCATTCTAGTTATGCTACCAGCTGGGCTCAGGCAAGAAGAGATATACCTGCATTAGGTACTACTCATGCAGATTATTTCTATGGTGATATACCTTGTGCCAGACCTCTTACAAAAGAAGAAATTGAGGGTGAATACGAAAAAAATACAGGGCTTGTTATTATAGAAACTCTCAAAAAAAGAAATATTAATCCTATGGATATACCCGGTATTATAATAGCTTCGCATGGTCCTTTTGCTTGGGGAAAAGATGCTAAAGAGGCTGTTCATAATGCTGTTGTTATGGAAGAGCTAGCTAAAATGGCTTACAGAACTATACAGATAAATCCTCAGATTAAATCTGTAGAACAGTATTTACTTAATAAGCATTATTTTAGAAAACATGGTGCTAATGCTTATTACGGACAAAATTGA
- a CDS encoding 3-keto-L-gulonate-6-phosphate decarboxylase UlaD — protein MAIPLLQIALDNTTLSGALKSAKAVGNEVDVIEAGTILCLAEGMEAVRCLRALYPDKIILADTKCADAGGTVAKMCADAGADWMTVICSATIPTMKAALKEVKELQVELYGDWTFEHAKAWKEAGITQAVYHQSRDALLAGQTWSDSDLEKIKKLTEMGFKVSVTGGLEIDTLKLFKDINVFTFITGRSIRDAEDPAKEARKFKEEILKYWR, from the coding sequence ATGGCTATACCTTTATTACAAATTGCATTAGATAATACTACTTTAAGCGGAGCTTTAAAATCGGCTAAAGCTGTTGGAAATGAAGTTGATGTTATAGAAGCTGGAACTATTCTTTGTTTAGCTGAAGGAATGGAGGCTGTTAGATGTTTAAGAGCTTTATATCCTGATAAAATTATACTAGCTGATACTAAATGTGCTGATGCCGGCGGTACTGTTGCTAAAATGTGTGCTGATGCTGGTGCTGATTGGATGACTGTTATATGTTCTGCTACAATACCTACTATGAAAGCTGCTTTAAAAGAGGTTAAGGAGCTTCAAGTTGAGCTTTATGGCGATTGGACTTTTGAACATGCTAAGGCTTGGAAAGAAGCCGGAATTACTCAGGCTGTATATCATCAAAGCAGAGATGCTCTTTTAGCTGGTCAAACTTGGTCTGACAGTGATTTAGAAAAAATTAAAAAATTAACTGAAATGGGATTTAAAGTTTCTGTTACAGGAGGACTTGAAATAGATACTTTAAAACTATTTAAAGATATCAATGTATTTACATTTATTACAGGAAGAAGCATAAGAGATGCTGAAGATCCTGCTAAAGAAGCTAGAAAATTTAAAGAAGAAATATTAAAATATTGGAGATAA
- a CDS encoding Cof-type HAD-IIB family hydrolase: MENIQIIATDLDGTLLNNNHQISEYNKNVIKEASKRGIKTILSTGRPTSAAHKFLAELNIDTELISFNGAMITDKDFNIVYQQNLDANIGKELIDIARKYNIYHQGFLADRWNIGFFDKKWIDFYISIAKIDNYTIGFDNITDFSFSKFMFIGENSLLKIIAEELDKTFGDSIYFTFSRPVYLEVHNPNATKAKALSYLLNKYNIKPDNVMAFGDNNNDLEMLEFAGISVAVENAEDIVKSKALYITKSNEENGVGIFISKILNLNM; this comes from the coding sequence TTGGAAAATATTCAGATTATAGCAACCGATTTAGACGGCACTTTATTAAATAATAATCATCAAATAAGTGAATATAATAAAAATGTTATAAAAGAAGCCTCCAAAAGAGGAATAAAAACAATATTATCAACCGGAAGACCTACTTCTGCTGCCCATAAATTTTTGGCAGAACTTAATATTGATACGGAACTTATATCATTTAATGGTGCTATGATTACTGATAAAGATTTTAATATTGTATATCAGCAAAACCTTGATGCTAATATAGGAAAAGAACTTATAGATATTGCTAGAAAATATAATATTTATCATCAAGGTTTTTTAGCTGATAGATGGAATATAGGTTTTTTTGATAAGAAATGGATAGATTTTTATATATCAATAGCTAAAATAGATAATTATACTATAGGCTTTGATAATATTACTGATTTCTCTTTCAGTAAATTTATGTTTATAGGAGAAAATAGCCTATTAAAAATAATAGCAGAAGAACTAGATAAAACTTTTGGTGATAGTATTTATTTTACTTTTTCAAGACCTGTATATTTGGAAGTACATAATCCTAATGCTACAAAAGCTAAAGCATTATCTTATCTTCTTAACAAATATAATATAAAACCTGATAATGTGATGGCTTTCGGAGATAATAATAATGATTTAGAAATGCTTGAATTTGCGGGTATTTCTGTTGCTGTTGAAAATGCTGAAGATATAGTAAAATCGAAGGCTTTATATATTACTAAAAGTAATGAAGAAAATGGGGTAGGTATATTCATTAGTAAAATACTTAATTTAAATATGTAA
- a CDS encoding ComF family protein, which translates to MKIYKHIINNIFSLIFPNHCIICGELMQSNNMNYICINCINKKLDYIHKDEYIRCQRCGKVLENENSKCICKDEELYFDECKSMLYYNNYTVDLIHKMKFSHRYLICRDFAAMLSYYYKDYIKNYDAVTFVPLGRNRFLERGYNQSEIIAETISKILNIKLIDDIIFRKKETKALSSLNSKTERINMIKNAFTINSDYNSSNKINLLIIDDVLTTGSTLNEISKEIKKLECINKIGLLTVARA; encoded by the coding sequence ATGAAAATTTACAAGCATATTATAAATAATATATTTTCTTTAATATTTCCTAATCACTGCATAATATGCGGAGAGTTAATGCAAAGCAATAATATGAATTATATTTGTATTAATTGCATAAATAAAAAATTGGATTATATTCATAAAGATGAATATATAAGATGCCAAAGATGCGGTAAAGTTTTAGAAAATGAAAACTCAAAGTGCATTTGCAAAGACGAAGAACTTTATTTTGATGAATGTAAATCTATGCTTTATTATAATAATTATACTGTAGATTTGATTCATAAAATGAAGTTCTCTCATCGATATTTGATATGCAGAGATTTTGCTGCTATGCTTAGCTATTATTATAAAGATTATATTAAAAACTATGATGCTGTTACTTTTGTTCCTCTTGGAAGAAACAGATTTTTAGAAAGAGGATACAATCAAAGCGAAATTATAGCAGAAACTATATCTAAAATTTTAAATATAAAATTAATAGATGATATAATATTCAGGAAAAAAGAAACCAAAGCATTGAGTTCTTTAAATAGTAAGACAGAAAGAATAAATATGATAAAAAATGCCTTTACTATTAATAGTGATTATAATTCTTCAAACAAAATAAATCTTCTTATAATAGATGATGTACTTACCACGGGAAGCACTTTAAATGAAATTTCTAAAGAGATTAAGAAACTAGAATGCATAAATAAGATAGGTTTGCTTACAGTAGCCCGTGCTTAG
- a CDS encoding prohibitin family protein: MRIIDISSNKLHSVLFIVLPVVLIVGFLIFSSVTIVSTGEVGIRSRLGKAISQEEPGLHFRIPFIDTIKTMEVREQTVEKTYSVSSKDMQTISMTLNVQYSIGGDALDLFRKFGVDYKNKLINPRISESLNAVSARYTIEEFITKRNEMAGELLKEVTADFDDYGITVAACSIIEHDFSDEFDQAIERKLIASQDALTAQNALEKVRYEAEAEITKAKGVSEANRIMQESLTPLLIQRMYIEKWDGKMPQVSGSGVTPIIQIK; encoded by the coding sequence ATGAGAATTATCGATATTAGTTCAAACAAATTGCATTCTGTGCTTTTTATAGTTTTACCTGTTGTATTAATAGTAGGGTTTTTAATATTTTCAAGCGTTACTATAGTTTCTACAGGCGAAGTAGGAATAAGAAGCAGACTCGGCAAGGCTATATCACAGGAAGAGCCAGGACTTCATTTTAGAATACCATTTATAGACACTATAAAAACTATGGAAGTGAGAGAACAAACTGTAGAAAAAACATATTCTGTATCATCAAAAGATATGCAGACTATATCCATGACTTTAAATGTTCAGTATTCTATAGGCGGAGATGCTTTGGATTTATTTAGAAAATTCGGAGTAGATTATAAAAACAAATTAATTAATCCTAGAATATCAGAAAGTCTTAACGCTGTTTCTGCCAGATATACTATAGAAGAGTTTATCACAAAAAGAAATGAAATGGCAGGAGAACTCTTAAAAGAGGTTACAGCCGATTTTGATGATTACGGAATAACAGTTGCAGCCTGCTCCATTATAGAGCATGATTTCTCTGATGAATTTGACCAGGCAATAGAGAGAAAATTAATAGCATCTCAGGACGCCCTAACAGCACAAAATGCTTTAGAAAAAGTTCGATACGAAGCAGAGGCTGAAATTACAAAAGCTAAAGGTGTTTCCGAAGCTAATAGAATTATGCAGGAATCTTTAACTCCTTTATTAATACAGAGAATGTATATAGAAAAATGGGACGGTAAAATGCCTCAGGTATCAGGATCTGGGGTTACGCCTATAATACAGATAAAATAA
- a CDS encoding alpha/beta fold hydrolase, which yields MEMLNRVLISDDGHRMYTYIFIPDCKPKAIVQLVHGLGEHAGRYKDFAEKLNKAGFLVCADDHRGFGRSTVSKDQIGHISDKNGHELIIEDMRHLMVNTKADYSNMPYFMIGHSMGSFLTRYFIIKYYKELNGAVIMGTKGKPKGIENLGKAIANIQKSIFGGRKRANLLDKLSVGGYGKKFFPKDKSPLAWLTSDKEEIKKTLEDEYFANKPASIETYIQMFELIDKISNKDNYSSMDKNFPILLISGEKDPVGDMGKGVKWVYDMYKSLGFNDVNMSLYKDGRHEILNDIQRNDVAKEIIEWINIHIDK from the coding sequence ATGGAAATGCTAAATAGGGTATTAATATCAGATGACGGACACAGAATGTATACTTATATATTTATACCAGATTGCAAACCTAAAGCTATAGTTCAGCTTGTTCATGGACTAGGTGAGCATGCGGGAAGATATAAAGATTTTGCTGAGAAATTAAATAAGGCTGGATTTTTAGTTTGTGCTGATGATCATAGAGGTTTTGGAAGAAGCACTGTAAGTAAGGATCAAATAGGGCATATATCAGATAAGAATGGGCATGAACTTATAATAGAGGATATGAGACATTTGATGGTTAATACTAAAGCAGATTATTCTAATATGCCTTATTTTATGATAGGACATAGTATGGGGTCTTTTCTCACTAGATATTTTATAATCAAGTATTATAAAGAATTAAATGGGGCTGTTATAATGGGCACTAAGGGAAAGCCCAAAGGAATAGAAAATTTAGGAAAGGCTATAGCTAATATTCAGAAATCAATATTCGGCGGAAGAAAAAGAGCTAACTTACTCGATAAATTATCAGTAGGAGGATACGGTAAAAAATTCTTTCCTAAAGATAAATCGCCTTTAGCATGGCTTACTTCCGATAAAGAAGAGATAAAAAAAACTCTTGAAGATGAATATTTTGCTAATAAGCCTGCAAGTATAGAAACATATATACAGATGTTTGAGCTTATTGATAAAATTTCAAATAAGGATAATTATTCTTCTATGGATAAAAATTTTCCTATACTTTTAATATCTGGAGAGAAAGATCCTGTAGGAGATATGGGAAAAGGTGTAAAATGGGTTTATGACATGTATAAATCATTAGGATTTAATGATGTTAATATGAGTTTGTATAAAGACGGAAGACATGAAATACTTAATGATATTCAAAGAAACGATGTAGCTAAAGAAATAATAGAGTGGATTAATATTCATATAGATAAATAA